CAAGAGCTGGAAGGCGATGTTCTTCGGCTCGCTGGACGCGGGCAACGCCATCACCGTGGACAAGCCCTCGGCGTTCCTGTGGCCGATGGAGATCGCGGCCAGGATCTTCGGCCTGAACTCCTGGACGATCCTCGGCCCCGAGGTCCTCATGGGTGTCGGCACCGTCGCCGTCGTCCATGCCTCCGTACGACGCCGGTTCAGCCCCGGGGCCGGTCTGATCGCGGGCGCGGTGCTCGCGCTCACTCCCGTCGCGGCGCTGATGTTCCGGTTCAACAACCCGGACGCGATGCTGGCCCTGCTGATGGCGCTGGCCTGCTACTTCGTCGTACGGGCCGTCGAGGACGGCCGGACGAAGTGGCTGGTGTGGGCGGGCGTGGCGATCGGCTTCGCGTTCCTCGCCAAGACCCTCCAGGCCTTCCTGATCCTGCCGGCGCTGGCCTTCGTGTACGCGGCGGTCGGCCCGCACCGGCTGAGGAAGCGGATCGGTCAACTGGCCCTGGCCACCCTCGCCCTGGTCGTCTCCGGTGGCTGGTGGGTCGCGATCGTCGAGCTGTGGCCCGCCTCCTCCCGCCCCTACATCGGCGGCTCGCAGAACAACTCGTTCCTTGAACTGACCTTCGGCTACAACGGACTCGGCCGGCTCAACGGCGAGGAGACCGGCTCGGTCGGCGGCGGCGGTGGCGGCACCGGCGGCAACTGGGGCGAGACCGGCTGGAACCGGATGTTCAACTCCGAGATCGGCAGCCAGATCTCCTGGCTGCTGCCGGCCGCGCTGATCCTGCTGGTCGCGGGCCTGGTGGCGACCCGGAAGCTCAAGCGGACCTCGGTGACCCGGGCCTCGTTCCTCGTCTGGGGCGGCTCGCTGCTGATCACCCTGGTGGTCTTCAGCTTCATGGCGGGCATCTTCCACCAGTACTACACGATCGCCCTGGCCCCCTACATCGCCGCCGTGGTCGGCATGGGCGCCGGAATCCTCTGGGAGAAGCGCGCCGGGACGTGGGCCTCGCTCACCCTCGCGGCGGCGGTCGTGGCCGGTGCCGCCTGGGGGTACGTCCTCCTCAACCGCACCCCCGACTACCTGCCCTGGCTGAGGTGGCTGGTGCTGGTCGGCGGCCTGGTCGCCGCGCTCGGCCTGATCTTCGTGGCCCGGCTCGGCAGGCAGCTGGCGCTCGGTGCGGCGGCCCTGGGCATCGTGGCCGCGCTGGCCGGTCCCACGGCGTACACGCTCAGCACGGTGAACTCCGCGCACACCGGGTCCATCCCGACGGCGGGTCCGGCGGGCGCGAGCATGATGGGCTTCGGCGGCGGCCGGGGCGGCGGTCCCGGCGGCGGCGGTGCGGGTGGCTTCGGCGGCCAGAACCAGCAGAACGGGAACGGCAACGGCAACACGCAGGGCCAGGGCTTCCCGGGCGGCGGCACAGGCGGCACCACCGGCGGTACAGGCGGCTTCGGCGGTGGCATGCCGGGCCAGAACGGCACCACCCAGGGCAACGGCACCACCCAGAACCAGCGGGGCGGCATGGGCGGCGGCGGTGGCGTCGGCGGCCTGCTCAACGGCGCGACCGTCTCCTCCGAGGCCGAGAAGCTGCTCCAGGCCGACGCGGACGACTACACCTGGGCGGCGGCCGCGATCGGTGCCCAGAACGCCGCGAGCTACCAGCTCGCCACCGACGAGTCCGTCATGGCGATCGGCGGCTTCAACGGCACCGACCCGTCCCCGACGCTGGCCCAGTTCAAGAAGTACGTGGCGGACGGCAGGATCCACTACTTCATCTCCAGCGGCACCGGCGGTGGCATGGGCGGCAGCAGCAGCGGTACGTCCTCGCAGATCACCTCCTGGGTCGAGGCCAACTTCAAGAAGGTGACGGTCGGTTCGGCCACCTTCTACGACCTCACCCAGAAGGCGAGCGGCTGACGTAGGGCGTACGACAGGAGTGGGGGCGGTGACCGCGGGGTCGCCGCCCCCACTCCTGTCGTACGGCGAGAATCAGCGTTGTACGGCGTATAAGAACTCCTCTACGGTGTACAGCATGACCGCTCCCGCCCCCGTCACCGTCTCCCAGGGCCACCCCCAGCGCTGGCTGATACTCGGCGTCATCTGTCTCGCCCAGCTGACCGTGCTCCTCGACAACACGATCCTGAACGTGGCGATCCCCTCGCTCACCAGCGAACTGGGCGCCGCCACCGCCGACATCCAGTGGATGATCAACGCGTACTCGCTGGTGCAGTCGGGCCTCCTGCTCACCGCGGGCAGCGCCGCCGACCGCTACGGCCGCAAGAAGATGCTGGCCGCCGGCCTGGTGCTGTTCGGGGTGGGCTCGCTGGCCGCGGGCCTCGCCGACTCCACCGCCCAGCTGATCGCGGCGCGGGCCGGGATGGGCGTCGGCGGGGCGCTGCTGATGACCACCACGCTCGCCGTGGCGATGCAGATCTTCGCGCCCGAGGAGCAGCCGCGGGCGATCGGCATCTGGGCGGCGGTGAACTCCCTCGGCTTCGCGACCGGCCCCCTCCTGGGCGGCTTCATGCTGAACCACTTCTGGTGGGGCGCGATCTTCCTGATCAACCTGCCGGTCGCCGCGCTCGCCCTGGTCGCGGTGGTGATCCTGGTCCCCGAGTCCAAGGCTGTGTCTTCCCGGGGGGCCACCCCCGGACCCCCGGGCCGCGGCGACCGCCCCGACCTCCTCGGCGCGCTCCTGTCCACCATCGGCATGGCCTCCCTGGTGTTCGCGATCATCTCCGGCCCGGAGCACGGCTGGACGTCCGGCCGGGTGCTGGTGCCGGCGGCCGTGGCGGTCGGGGTCCTCGCGGGGTTCGCGTGGTGGGAGAGCCGGATCCCCCACCCCATGCTCGACATGCACTTCTTCCGCGACCGCCGGTTCACGGGCGCGGTGGCCGGCGCGGTGCTGATCACCTTCGGGATGGGCGGCTCCCTGTTCCTGCTCACCCAGCACATGCAGTTCGTCCTCGGTTACGGCCCCCTGGAGGCGGGGCTGCGCACGGCACCGCTCGCGCTGATGATCGTGGCCCTCAACTTCACGGGCCTGTCGGCGAAGTGGTCGGCACGGCTCGGGACCCCGCTCTCCATCGGGCTCGGCATGGCGGTGATGGCGGCGGGCCTCTTCTCGATCGCCACGCTCACCGACCACGGGTATCCGGGCACGCTGCTCGGGCTGGTGCTGATCGGTGCGGGGGCGGCGGTCGCGAGCCCCGCGATGGCCCACGCGATCATGAGCGCGATCCCGCCGGAGAAGGCCGGGGTGGGAGCGGGGATCAACGGCACGGTGGCGGAGTTCGGACAGGGGCTGGGAGTGGCGGTGCTGGGCGCGGTGCTCAACGCCCGGTTCGCGGCGGGGATTTCGGTGGCGGCGGTGTCCCTGCCGGGGGCGTTGGGGGAGGCGGGGTCGGCTTCGGAGCGGGCGCGGATCACTGACGCGTTTGCCTCCGGCCTGGAGAGCAGTCAAATGGTGGGAGCGGTGGCTGTGTTGCTGGGTGGGGTGGTCGCGGCTGTTTTGTTGCGGCGGGCGGAGCGGGAGGCAGTCGCCTGAGGGGGTGGGGCTTCTCGGTCGTCGGCGGGTGCGGGAGCGTCGTGGCTGGTCGCGCCCACGCGGCGGAGCCGCAAATCGACGCAGCCCCGCGCCCCTTAAGTTGGAAGGCACCTGGCATCTTTGCCAGTGGACGAATGTCTCGGGAAGGTGCGCCATGGCTAACGCAGGCCAAAAAGCCTCAGGCCGGACCAGTGTCTGGCTTGACGGCAAGGTGCGCCGGGGTGGGCGTGGGGGAGGGCAGCCCTCGGGGCTGGACCGGGACCGGATCACCGAGGCCACGGTGCGGCTGCTCGACATGGACGGCCTGGCCAAGTTCTCGATGCGGCGGCTGGCCGCGGAGCTGAACGTGACCGCGATGTCCGTCTACTGGTACGTCGAGACCAAGGACGACCTCCTCGAACTCGCCCTGGACGCGGCCTTCGGCGGACTGCGACTGCCGGACCCGGAGGCCGAGGAGGAGGACTGGCGGGACCAACTCCGCACGATCGCCCGGGAGTACCGGGGTCTGCTGGTCCGGCACCCCTGGGTCTCCCCGCTGGCCGGGACCTTCCTCAACATCGGCCCGAACTCGCTGGCCCTGTCCCGGACCGTGCACCGGGTCGTCCGCAGGACCGGCCTGCCCGCCCACGGCATCACGGGCGCGATCTCCGCCGTCTTCCAGTTCGTCTACGGCTTCGGCACCATCGAGGGCCACTTCATCAGCCGCTCCGCACAGGCCGGCATGACCCAGGAGGCCTACTTCCGCCACGCGATGGCATCAGCGACCCGGTCGCCCGACGCCGCCGAGATCCTCAAGGAGAACGAGGAGATCATGGAGGCGAGGGGCGGCGACACGGTGGAGGAGATGAGAGACAGGGACTTCACGTTCGCCCTGGACCTACTCGTGGCAGGCATCGAAACGATGGTGAGTGCAACTCCCCAGGGGCGCGGGGAACGGCGCGACCAGCCACAGTGAACCCGCACCCGCCGACGAACGAGAAGTCCCCACCCCCTCACGCGTCCGGCGAAGCCAACCTCGCCGGAAAACCACCCGTAGCCACAGGACCCCACCGCTCCGGCGTGACCCGAATGATCGACTTCCCCTGCCGCACCATCGCCGAACGGTACTCGTCCCAGTCCGGATGCTCCCCCGAGATGTTCCGGAAGTACTCCACCAACGGCTCCACGGACTCCGGCGAGTCGATGACCTCCGCGGTCCCGTCGACCTGCACCCACGGCCCGTCCCAGTCGTCGCTCAGCACGACCACGCTCACCCGCGGATCCCGCTTCGCGTTCCGCGTCTTCGCCCGCTCGGGATACGTCGACACCACGATCCGCCCCGAGTCGTCCACCCCGCACGTCAACGGCGAGGCCTGCGGCGACCCGTCCCCGCGCCGGGTCAGCAGGATCGCCCGGTGCCGGGGGCGCACGAAGTCCAGCAGTTCGTCGAGGGAGACGGCCGTATTGCTCGCGATGTTCGGTGCCATGGAATCAGCCTAGTTGGAGCGCCACCGAGTTCCAGCGCACGGTGTCCCGCCCGAGTCTGTCCGCTCCCTCGGCCACGATCCGCAGCGGTCTCAGCCCGGCTTCCGCCCCGTGCCCGGCGACCTCCTCGGGCGCGATGTCGTACATCAGCCGGTCCGCCGGAGGCACCCCGCGCCGCAGGGTGATCAGCAGCAGCCCGCCCGGGGCCAGCAGCCCGGCCAGCCGGCGCATCGCGCGCGGCCGCTCCTCCGGCCGCAGGTGCATCCACACCGCGGACAGCAGGACGACGTCGTACGGTCCCCGCACACGACGGAGATCCGGCAGCGCGTCCGCCAGCCACCTCACCCCGCTGCCCGGGTGCAGCCGCTCCGCCACCCCGCGCAGCTCCGCCACCGGCTCCACCGCGTCGACGGTGAACCCGCGCCCGGCCAGCGCCGCCGCGTCCCGCCCGGTCCCCACGCCGACGTCCAGCACCCGCGCGGGCGCATCCGGCAACAGGTCCAGCAACGCCCCGTGCACGCTCTCGAACGAGACGCTCTCGTACACCTCTCCCAGCCGCTCCGCCGACTCGGCGTAGTAGCCCTGCACCCCCGTGATCGGCTCCATGTTCAAACCGTACGACCCACCACTGACAACGCCCCGGACGACGCCCTCACCCCTGCGGCAGCGACTCCCCCTGCACGGCCTGCACATCGAGCTCGACCTTGAGCGTCGTCCCGATCGCGGCGATCCCCGCCTGCACGACCTGGTTGTAGTTCATGGCGAAGTCCTCCCGCCGCAGCTGGGTGGTCGCGCGGAAGGCGGCGCGGGTCCCGCCCCAGGGGTCGGCACCCGTGCCCAGGTAGGCGAGGTCCAGGTCGACGGGCCGTACGACACCGCGCATCGCCAGCTCACCCCGTACGGTCCAGCGGTCCGTACCGGCCACGACCAGCCCCGTCGACCGGTACGTGATCTCCGGGTACCGCTCCACGTCCAGGAAGTCCGCCGACCTCAGGTGCTCGTCCCGCATCGCGTTCCCGGTGTCGATGGAGGCCGCCCGGATGACCGCCTCCACCCGGGACTTGGTCACGTCGTCCGGGGCGACCTCGATCGCCGCGGTGAAGTCGGTGAACCGCCCGTGGACGCTGGAGATGCCCAGGTGCTGGGCGACCGCGCCCACGCTGGAGTGGGCCGGGTCGACGGTCCAGGGGCCGGGCGGCGGGAGTTCCGCCCCGCCGAGCCGGGCCAGCGTGACCGTGCCGACCTCGGCCCGCCCGCTCGCGGTGACGATCGCGCTGGAGGCGGCGGGCGCGTACCCGACGGCCGTGACGATGACGGTGTACGGCCCCGGCTCCAGCGGGGTCCCGTCCCGTACGGCGCCCTCCGCGTCGGCCTCCGCGCGCAGCACCTGCGTCCCGGTCATGTCGGTCACCGTGACGACCGCGTGCGACACGGCCCATCCGTCCCGGGTGCGGATCCTCGCGGTCAGTCCCATTTCACGTACCTCTCCAGGAAGACCGGCCCGTGGCGGGCGCGCACCTCCGCTCGGAGCGCGCTCCCCCGCCACGGGCCGGAGTGGGTGGACTACTCGCCGGGGTGGGCGAGTTCGATGTCGTGGCCGTCGACCGCCGGGCCGCTGACCGTCAGGGCCGTCGCCTGCGGCGGGTAGCCCGTGGCGATGACCGTGTACTCGCCGCCGTCCAGGTCGGTGAAGGCGTACGCCCCGTCCGTCCCGGTGGTGGCGGTGCCGACCACGTTGCCGGCCGCGTCCACGAGGGTGACCCGCGCGTCCGCCAGGGGGCCGTGCGGTGCCCGGACGACACCCTGGAGGCGGGCGCCGGAGTCCAGGTCCACCTCGATGCGGGTGACGCCGGTGCCGCCGACCTCGACGGGCAGGGCGCGCGGCCGGAACCCGGCGGCGTTGACGGCGACGGTCACGGCACCCGGCACCAGCTCGCCGAACGCGAACTCGCCCTGCTCACCGGTGGTCCCGGTGGCCAGCAGATCGCCCCGCACATCGGTGACGATCACCATGGCGTCCTTGACCGGCTCCCCGTTCTGCGCGGCCCGCACGAGCCCGTTGAGCCCGCTGGTGCCGCTGAGGAGGACGTCGTAGGCCACCGGCTCGCCGCCCACGAGGACCGTGGACGCCTGCGGCTGGAACCCGTCCGCGGAGGCGATCAGGACGTACGACCCGACGCTCGGCGCCTCGACCGCGTAGGAACCGTCGGCCTGGGTGACCGAGCGGCCCAGCTGCCGTCCCGCGAGGGAGATCAGCGTGACCGCGGCCTGCGGGACCGGAGCGCCCTCGTTGCCGCGGACGAAGCCGCGGACCGGGATGCCGCCGGAGCCGTCACCGGACGCCTCGGGCCGGGCGAGGGTGGCCACGGCGGACAGCCGCTGGGTGCCTTCGGGAGCGGTCTCGGTGTCGGAGGTGGTGGTGGCCCAGCTCGGGGTGTGTCCCGCGGCCGGAGCCTCGGCCGTCTCCGCGGGGACCTCGGCCGGCGACTCGTCCGTCGCCGCCTGCGCCAGCGCGCCCCTGGTCCTCAGCGGGACCTCCTTGATGAACAGCGTGATCAGGAACGCCACGGCCGCGAGGGCGCCGGCGATCAGGAAGACGTCGGCGATGCCGTGGCCGTAGGAGCTCTCCATGAGGGTGCGGATCGGGGCCGGCAGCTTGCCCAGGTCCGGGATGCTGTCGGTGGAGGAGCCGGAACCGGCCAGTGCCGCCCGGTACTTGGGGTCGAGGGCGGCGACGCCGTCCGAGACGTAGTGGGTGATCCGGTGGGACATGACCGCGCCCAGCGCGGAGACGCCGACCGCACCGCCCAGGGACCGGAAGAAGGTGACCGTGGAGCTGGCCGAGCCGAGGTCCGAGGGGTCGACCTGGTTCTGGGTGCACAGCACCAGGTTCTGCATCATCATGCCGATGCCGAGACCCAGCAGGGCCATGAAGATCGACATCTTCCAGTAGGCCGTGTCGTACCGGATGGTCCCGAGCAGTCCGAGCCCGGCCGTCACCAGCACACCACCGCTGACCAGCCACGCCTTCCAGCGCCCGGTGCGGGTGATGAACTGCCCGGAGACGGTCGAGGAGATGAACAGTCCGCCGATCATCGGGATGGTCATGACGCCCGACATCGTCGGGGACTTGTCGCGGGCCAGCTGGAAGTACTGGCTGAAGAAGACCGTGCCGGTGAACATCGCGACACCGACGAACA
Above is a window of Streptomyces griseorubiginosus DNA encoding:
- a CDS encoding glycosyltransferase family 39 protein — encoded protein: MTTQTDHPAQQGSGWGPAVTVTDPHEPVAPPAPESGEPQQPFVRGLWRGRPEDPRWARPALWGLLLATAALYFYNLSASGYANSFYSAAVQAGTKSWKAMFFGSLDAGNAITVDKPSAFLWPMEIAARIFGLNSWTILGPEVLMGVGTVAVVHASVRRRFSPGAGLIAGAVLALTPVAALMFRFNNPDAMLALLMALACYFVVRAVEDGRTKWLVWAGVAIGFAFLAKTLQAFLILPALAFVYAAVGPHRLRKRIGQLALATLALVVSGGWWVAIVELWPASSRPYIGGSQNNSFLELTFGYNGLGRLNGEETGSVGGGGGGTGGNWGETGWNRMFNSEIGSQISWLLPAALILLVAGLVATRKLKRTSVTRASFLVWGGSLLITLVVFSFMAGIFHQYYTIALAPYIAAVVGMGAGILWEKRAGTWASLTLAAAVVAGAAWGYVLLNRTPDYLPWLRWLVLVGGLVAALGLIFVARLGRQLALGAAALGIVAALAGPTAYTLSTVNSAHTGSIPTAGPAGASMMGFGGGRGGGPGGGGAGGFGGQNQQNGNGNGNTQGQGFPGGGTGGTTGGTGGFGGGMPGQNGTTQGNGTTQNQRGGMGGGGGVGGLLNGATVSSEAEKLLQADADDYTWAAAAIGAQNAASYQLATDESVMAIGGFNGTDPSPTLAQFKKYVADGRIHYFISSGTGGGMGGSSSGTSSQITSWVEANFKKVTVGSATFYDLTQKASG
- a CDS encoding MFS transporter, whose product is MTAPAPVTVSQGHPQRWLILGVICLAQLTVLLDNTILNVAIPSLTSELGAATADIQWMINAYSLVQSGLLLTAGSAADRYGRKKMLAAGLVLFGVGSLAAGLADSTAQLIAARAGMGVGGALLMTTTLAVAMQIFAPEEQPRAIGIWAAVNSLGFATGPLLGGFMLNHFWWGAIFLINLPVAALALVAVVILVPESKAVSSRGATPGPPGRGDRPDLLGALLSTIGMASLVFAIISGPEHGWTSGRVLVPAAVAVGVLAGFAWWESRIPHPMLDMHFFRDRRFTGAVAGAVLITFGMGGSLFLLTQHMQFVLGYGPLEAGLRTAPLALMIVALNFTGLSAKWSARLGTPLSIGLGMAVMAAGLFSIATLTDHGYPGTLLGLVLIGAGAAVASPAMAHAIMSAIPPEKAGVGAGINGTVAEFGQGLGVAVLGAVLNARFAAGISVAAVSLPGALGEAGSASERARITDAFASGLESSQMVGAVAVLLGGVVAAVLLRRAEREAVA
- a CDS encoding TetR/AcrR family transcriptional regulator, translated to MANAGQKASGRTSVWLDGKVRRGGRGGGQPSGLDRDRITEATVRLLDMDGLAKFSMRRLAAELNVTAMSVYWYVETKDDLLELALDAAFGGLRLPDPEAEEEDWRDQLRTIAREYRGLLVRHPWVSPLAGTFLNIGPNSLALSRTVHRVVRRTGLPAHGITGAISAVFQFVYGFGTIEGHFISRSAQAGMTQEAYFRHAMASATRSPDAAEILKENEEIMEARGGDTVEEMRDRDFTFALDLLVAGIETMVSATPQGRGERRDQPQ
- a CDS encoding PPOX class F420-dependent oxidoreductase, whose product is MAPNIASNTAVSLDELLDFVRPRHRAILLTRRGDGSPQASPLTCGVDDSGRIVVSTYPERAKTRNAKRDPRVSVVVLSDDWDGPWVQVDGTAEVIDSPESVEPLVEYFRNISGEHPDWDEYRSAMVRQGKSIIRVTPERWGPVATGGFPARLASPDA
- a CDS encoding class I SAM-dependent methyltransferase encodes the protein MEPITGVQGYYAESAERLGEVYESVSFESVHGALLDLLPDAPARVLDVGVGTGRDAAALAGRGFTVDAVEPVAELRGVAERLHPGSGVRWLADALPDLRRVRGPYDVVLLSAVWMHLRPEERPRAMRRLAGLLAPGGLLLITLRRGVPPADRLMYDIAPEEVAGHGAEAGLRPLRIVAEGADRLGRDTVRWNSVALQLG
- a CDS encoding YceI family protein; protein product: MGLTARIRTRDGWAVSHAVVTVTDMTGTQVLRAEADAEGAVRDGTPLEPGPYTVIVTAVGYAPAASSAIVTASGRAEVGTVTLARLGGAELPPPGPWTVDPAHSSVGAVAQHLGISSVHGRFTDFTAAIEVAPDDVTKSRVEAVIRAASIDTGNAMRDEHLRSADFLDVERYPEITYRSTGLVVAGTDRWTVRGELAMRGVVRPVDLDLAYLGTGADPWGGTRAAFRATTQLRREDFAMNYNQVVQAGIAAIGTTLKVELDVQAVQGESLPQG
- a CDS encoding MFS transporter is translated as MATTTPAGVRAHAKHGGGSAEYAPMTHRQIMEAISGLLLGMFVAILSSTIVTNALPHIISDLGGGQSAYTWVVTAALLSMTAATPLWGKLADLYSKKALVQIALVIYVLGSMAAGLSQNPGMLIACRVVQGIGVGGLSALAQIVMAAMISPRERGRYSGYLGATFAVATVGGPLLGGVITDTSWLGWRWCFYVGVPFAVLALIVLQKTLHLPVVKRDVKVDWAGATFIAAAVSLLLVWVTFAGDKYDWLSWQTYTMVGGSVVLGLLFVLIESKAAEPIIPLRLFKNRTITLASLASLFVGVAMFTGTVFFSQYFQLARDKSPTMSGVMTIPMIGGLFISSTVSGQFITRTGRWKAWLVSGGVLVTAGLGLLGTIRYDTAYWKMSIFMALLGLGIGMMMQNLVLCTQNQVDPSDLGSASSTVTFFRSLGGAVGVSALGAVMSHRITHYVSDGVAALDPKYRAALAGSGSSTDSIPDLGKLPAPIRTLMESSYGHGIADVFLIAGALAAVAFLITLFIKEVPLRTRGALAQAATDESPAEVPAETAEAPAAGHTPSWATTTSDTETAPEGTQRLSAVATLARPEASGDGSGGIPVRGFVRGNEGAPVPQAAVTLISLAGRQLGRSVTQADGSYAVEAPSVGSYVLIASADGFQPQASTVLVGGEPVAYDVLLSGTSGLNGLVRAAQNGEPVKDAMVIVTDVRGDLLATGTTGEQGEFAFGELVPGAVTVAVNAAGFRPRALPVEVGGTGVTRIEVDLDSGARLQGVVRAPHGPLADARVTLVDAAGNVVGTATTGTDGAYAFTDLDGGEYTVIATGYPPQATALTVSGPAVDGHDIELAHPGE